One Helicobacter sp. MIT 05-5293 genomic region harbors:
- a CDS encoding prepilin peptidase, with amino-acid sequence MTIFAIISLIVGYTGAFLVHFYTSQEDFELKKYPNFVYFLFLLCVSVIIYFSTIFLGLPYQIFFLSYSILMLLCVLGLIDIKCLAIPDALNFLFLMMCVAYAFLYLHRDLSELFSRIFIGFGLGGIFFALKIFYQSLTRKDIIGEADIIVLSGLGVAFDIFFALLSVFAGSFIALLYAIFLGIFQKTQIRDIKLPFVFFMFIGVLLVYITSPFWKFV; translated from the coding sequence ATGACTATTTTTGCTATTATTTCTTTAATAGTAGGATATACAGGAGCGTTCTTGGTGCATTTTTACACAAGCCAAGAAGACTTTGAACTCAAAAAATACCCTAATTTTGTTTATTTCCTTTTTCTCCTCTGTGTTTCTGTGATTATTTATTTCTCAACGATTTTTCTTGGATTACCTTATCAGATTTTTTTCCTCTCATATAGTATTTTAATGCTTTTATGTGTGTTGGGATTGATTGATATCAAATGTCTTGCTATCCCCGATGCACTTAATTTCTTATTTTTGATGATGTGTGTCGCGTATGCGTTTTTGTATCTGCATAGAGATTTGAGTGAATTGTTTAGTCGTATTTTTATCGGATTTGGATTAGGGGGTATTTTCTTTGCACTAAAGATTTTTTATCAAAGTCTTACGCGTAAAGATATTATAGGCGAGGCAGATATTATTGTTTTAAGTGGCTTAGGGGTCGCGTTTGATATCTTTTTTGCTCTTTTAAGTGTATTTGCGGGAAGTTTTATTGCACTTTTGTATGCTATTTTTTTGGGAATCTTTCAAAAAACTCAAATCAGGGATATTAAACTTCCTTTTGTATTTTTTATGTTTATAGGCGTGCTTTTAGTCTATATCACATCGCCCTTTTGGAAGTTTGTGTGA
- a CDS encoding protein-L-isoaspartate(D-aspartate) O-methyltransferase — translation MQTRMAQQMCEEIQRIFPLSPKVREALIAVDREIFVPSALKHLAYSLDALPMVDSQWISSPLTVAKMSEYLAPNGGDSVLEVGCGSGYQAMIFSKMFRRVFSIERIGKLLNEAKERFRLLQAHNIFTKLADGQKGWEEYAPFDAILFSACAKSIPHTLVEQLSEGGVIVVPLLEGNKQVIKRFVKSRGQLDRGENLSECLFVDIQDGILQ, via the coding sequence ATGCAAACACGAATGGCTCAACAAATGTGCGAAGAGATACAGAGGATTTTCCCGCTGTCTCCTAAGGTGCGAGAAGCACTTATTGCTGTGGATAGAGAAATATTTGTGCCTTCTGCATTGAAACATTTAGCCTATAGTCTTGATGCTTTGCCTATGGTTGATTCTCAATGGATTAGCTCTCCTTTGACAGTGGCAAAAATGAGTGAATACCTTGCTCCCAATGGAGGAGATTCTGTGTTAGAAGTTGGCTGTGGGAGTGGATATCAGGCAATGATATTTTCTAAAATGTTTAGACGCGTCTTTAGTATTGAACGCATTGGCAAGCTATTGAATGAGGCAAAAGAACGTTTTAGACTTTTACAAGCGCACAATATCTTTACAAAGCTTGCTGATGGACAAAAGGGGTGGGAGGAATACGCGCCTTTTGATGCGATTTTGTTTTCTGCATGCGCAAAGAGTATCCCACATACTCTTGTGGAGCAGCTTAGTGAAGGTGGCGTGATAGTCGTTCCTCTATTGGAAGGAAATAAGCAAGTTATTAAACGTTTTGTTAAGTCTAGGGGGCAGCTTGATAGGGGTGAGAATCTAAGTGAATGTTTGTTTGTGGATATTCAAGATGGGATTTTACAATAA
- a CDS encoding ribonucleotide-diphosphate reductase subunit beta codes for MNTIHRKQIYNPESQESVSDRKIFGGNPTSIFDLNRIKYQWAYNLWKVMLANTWFPEEVNMNADKRDYNGGLTAQEKLGYDRALAQLIFMDSLQTNNLIDNVNPYITSPEINLILVRQAFEEALHSQSYAVMVESISVNTDEIYDMWRVDMQLRSKNDHIANVYIELAQQPSERNLLKAMFANQILEGIYFYSGFSFFYTLARSGKMLGSAQMIRFIQRDEVTHLLLFQNMINSLRKERSELFTPSLEEEVIEMFRRAVDVESKWGEYITQGQILGLTTEIIREYIQHLADDRLKAVGLPQLYGSKNPIRWVDQFASFNEQKTNFFEAKVTNYAKGSINFDDF; via the coding sequence ATGAACACTATCCATCGCAAACAAATTTATAATCCCGAATCTCAAGAGAGTGTTTCAGATAGAAAAATTTTTGGTGGCAATCCCACAAGTATTTTTGATCTTAATAGAATAAAGTATCAATGGGCGTATAATTTATGGAAAGTAATGTTGGCAAATACTTGGTTTCCCGAAGAAGTCAATATGAATGCGGATAAACGTGATTATAATGGCGGACTCACTGCACAAGAAAAATTAGGCTATGATCGTGCCCTTGCTCAACTTATTTTTATGGATTCTTTACAGACAAATAATTTGATTGATAATGTCAATCCTTATATCACAAGCCCTGAAATTAACCTTATCCTTGTGCGGCAGGCTTTTGAGGAGGCATTGCATTCTCAAAGCTATGCAGTGATGGTAGAATCTATCTCGGTGAATACTGATGAAATTTATGATATGTGGCGTGTAGATATGCAACTAAGAAGTAAAAATGACCATATTGCCAATGTATATATCGAACTCGCACAGCAACCAAGTGAGCGTAATTTGCTCAAAGCAATGTTTGCTAATCAAATTTTAGAGGGTATTTATTTTTATAGTGGATTCTCATTTTTTTATACATTAGCTCGAAGTGGGAAGATGTTGGGTTCTGCACAAATGATTCGCTTTATTCAACGCGATGAGGTTACGCATCTGCTTTTGTTTCAGAATATGATCAATTCTTTGCGTAAAGAACGCAGTGAGCTTTTCACACCTTCGCTTGAAGAGGAGGTGATTGAAATGTTTAGAAGGGCTGTAGATGTTGAATCTAAATGGGGAGAATACATCACGCAAGGGCAGATTCTCGGGCTTACCACAGAGATTATCCGTGAGTATATTCAGCATCTTGCCGATGATCGCTTGAAAGCGGTAGGGTTACCACAACTTTATGGCTCAAAAAATCCTATTAGATGGGTGGATCAATTTGCAAGTTTTAATGAGCAAAAAACGAATTTTTTTGAGGCAAAGGTTACTAATTACGCAAAAGGGAGTATTAATTTCGATGATTTCTAG
- a CDS encoding carbon-nitrogen hydrolase family protein has product MISRKLYSMQMKTGQDFEENLRIIEDFIAHCGKNAIICTPEVALSGFVYQKINEAGEFSKVATERLLECSAKYKNTLITTMIEQKNKKFFNNLKVFHKGEIIHKQSKNKLFTLGDEQLHFKAGEKGEISIFDIDGVKCAALVCFELRFVELWEQIRGADIIFIPAQWAKARKNHFEILSQALAIANQAFVVSSNSANDTMAKGSSIITPYGIVYKNDKKSFVACEVDISETSRMRKYVNTGIRIN; this is encoded by the coding sequence ATGATTTCTAGAAAATTATACAGCATGCAGATGAAAACAGGACAAGATTTTGAAGAGAATCTTAGAATCATTGAGGATTTTATCGCTCATTGTGGTAAAAATGCCATTATTTGCACGCCAGAAGTAGCACTTAGCGGGTTTGTTTATCAAAAGATCAATGAGGCAGGTGAGTTTTCAAAGGTTGCCACAGAGCGGCTTTTGGAATGTAGTGCAAAATACAAAAACACGCTTATCACGACAATGATTGAGCAAAAAAATAAAAAGTTTTTTAACAATCTTAAAGTGTTTCATAAGGGTGAGATTATCCATAAACAAAGCAAAAATAAGCTTTTTACTTTAGGTGATGAGCAGCTACATTTTAAGGCAGGAGAGAAGGGTGAAATCAGTATCTTTGATATTGATGGCGTGAAATGCGCAGCGTTGGTTTGCTTTGAGCTTCGTTTTGTGGAGCTTTGGGAGCAGATTAGAGGCGCGGATATTATTTTTATCCCTGCGCAATGGGCAAAAGCTCGTAAAAACCATTTTGAGATTCTCTCACAAGCTCTTGCTATTGCCAATCAAGCTTTTGTGGTCTCAAGTAATAGTGCTAACGATACGATGGCAAAAGGAAGCTCAATCATCACGCCTTACGGGATTGTGTATAAAAATGATAAAAAATCATTTGTGGCGTGTGAAGTGGATATTAGTGAAACTTCAAGAATGCGCAAATATGTCAATACGGGGATTCGGATTAACTAA
- the fliF gene encoding flagellar basal-body MS-ring/collar protein FliF, whose translation MDLRLIIEQISRVLNKINKKQRIIILATMIILVAFLTYLILFKVTTKNEYENYEVLFSNLSPEDSAAILQKLQQTKVSYKIPKDNIIMIPKDQVYEQRIVMGSLGLPKTSKNVGFDILLDSPVGETPFTQDMKFLIAKQNELARTIESLRPIEKAIVNISMPKESLFVEGGHPPSASVKITIRDNMFLSTEQVIGIKHLVAAAVERLTPENVKIVNQEGELLGEEDEAALQGALAKKAAFQRRFQQAEERAKEEKIIKFLQPSVGDGVQAQVTMEYDFSVRNSTQEEFDQNPVIRSIREYEKERKGFRPPQIGGVPGVVSNIGPVQGLKDDEMMEWEKESEVTQNNEIGKKVSSIQEHYGVLKRMTASVMVDGVYNEVVGEDGISRLEYSPRSEEDMNKFLEGVKKTIGYNEARGDQVEVINMQFRSTQLNYKPKDSWELFSDKVERYLGPFMPLLKYVIVAVIIFIFYKKIVAPFAERMLEVQEEEDDDIESLMQIDDGEDDVNKFSELRKRVEDQLGMGSDFDEDSIKYEVLLEKIRNVITERPQEIGSLFQTLIKDELDLSDGVGHK comes from the coding sequence TTTAACCTATCTTATTCTTTTTAAGGTTACGACAAAAAACGAATATGAAAACTATGAAGTATTATTTAGTAATTTAAGTCCAGAGGACAGCGCGGCTATTTTGCAGAAGCTGCAACAAACAAAAGTTTCTTATAAGATTCCTAAAGATAATATCATTATGATTCCCAAGGATCAAGTTTATGAGCAACGCATTGTGATGGGTTCTTTGGGATTACCAAAGACAAGCAAGAATGTTGGTTTTGATATATTGCTTGATTCACCCGTAGGTGAGACACCTTTTACACAAGATATGAAATTTTTGATTGCAAAGCAAAATGAACTTGCGCGCACGATCGAGAGTCTAAGACCGATTGAAAAAGCTATCGTTAATATCTCAATGCCTAAAGAATCACTTTTTGTCGAAGGCGGACACCCACCTTCTGCATCTGTAAAAATCACGATTAGAGACAATATGTTTCTCTCTACCGAGCAGGTGATAGGGATTAAACATTTAGTTGCGGCTGCTGTGGAGCGATTGACGCCTGAAAATGTAAAAATTGTTAATCAAGAGGGCGAGCTTTTGGGCGAAGAAGATGAAGCTGCATTGCAAGGAGCTTTAGCCAAAAAAGCAGCCTTTCAAAGGCGATTCCAACAAGCAGAAGAGCGCGCAAAAGAAGAGAAAATCATCAAGTTTTTGCAGCCGAGCGTAGGTGATGGTGTGCAAGCTCAAGTTACAATGGAATATGACTTTAGTGTGCGTAACAGCACACAAGAGGAGTTTGATCAGAATCCTGTAATCCGCTCCATTCGTGAATACGAAAAAGAACGCAAAGGCTTTAGACCTCCGCAAATCGGTGGTGTGCCTGGTGTGGTAAGTAATATCGGACCAGTGCAAGGGCTCAAAGATGATGAGATGATGGAGTGGGAAAAAGAGAGCGAAGTAACACAAAATAATGAAATTGGTAAAAAAGTCAGTTCGATTCAAGAACATTATGGTGTTTTGAAGCGAATGACAGCTTCGGTAATGGTAGATGGTGTGTATAACGAAGTCGTAGGCGAAGATGGAATCTCGCGTCTTGAATACAGCCCGCGTAGCGAAGAGGATATGAATAAATTTCTCGAGGGAGTGAAAAAGACTATCGGCTATAATGAGGCAAGGGGTGATCAAGTCGAAGTGATCAATATGCAGTTTAGAAGCACCCAGCTTAATTATAAACCTAAAGATTCTTGGGAGCTTTTCTCTGATAAAGTCGAACGTTATCTAGGACCTTTTATGCCACTACTTAAATATGTCATTGTGGCAGTGATTATTTTCATTTTCTACAAGAAGATTGTCGCACCATTTGCAGAGCGTATGCTTGAAGTGCAAGAGGAAGAAGATGACGATATTGAATCATTAATGCAAATTGATGACGGGGAAGATGATGTGAATAAGTTTAGCGAGCTTAGAAAACGTGTGGAAGACCAGCTTGGTATGGGTTCAGATTTTGATGAAGATAGCATCAAGTATGAAGTATTGCTTGAAAAAATACGCAATGTTATCACTGAACGTCCGCAAGAAATTGGCTCACTTTTCCAAACATTAATCAAAGATGAGTTAGATCTTAGTGATGGTGTTGGGCATAAATAA
- the dxs gene encoding 1-deoxy-D-xylulose-5-phosphate synthase, which yields MEEVNVAYQENIADLKSMNIAELEMVASRIRERIVKVVSQNGGHLSSTLGAVDLIVAMHYVFDTKTYPFIFDVSHQAYAHKLLSGRWNEFETLRSFGGISGFCNPKESASDYFIAGHSSTSISLGVGVAKAFALQKRDAMPIVLIGDGSMSAGLVYEALNELGDKKYPMIIILNDNEMSISSPIGAISNYLSQALSTPMYQKTRDKIKKILQKMPDSANYLARKFEESIKLIAPGLLFEELGLDYIGPIDGHHLELIIMTLQKAKEMKKPIIIHAQTTKGKGYEIAEGRFEKWHGVGPFDIDTGMPLKKSISRSPTSVFSDALKTCALKDEKIVGVTAAMPSGTGLDKLIQSYPNRFWDVAICEAHAVTSMAAMAKEGFKPFVAIYSTFLQRAYDQIVHDVGILGVPVRFAIDRAGIVGEDGETHQGLLDIAYLRPIPNMVLFAPRDNENLIKAVEFASRYDLSPCAFRYPRNQFILSDNIFQAEDFVLGKAEILAKGENLLLIGYGNGVGRAYQTFLALQEKGYSPTLLDLRFLKPLDEQLLCDLFLTHRFAFVFSDSYCMGGVGSALLEFLSLKQISSCQLHSFEIPDQYITHGNTAIVEQSLGLQTTNFVQEILKRISL from the coding sequence ATGGAAGAGGTTAATGTCGCTTATCAGGAGAATATCGCTGATTTAAAATCAATGAATATTGCAGAGCTTGAAATGGTAGCTTCGCGTATCAGAGAGAGAATTGTTAAAGTTGTCAGCCAAAATGGTGGGCATCTTAGCTCCACATTGGGGGCGGTTGATCTTATTGTAGCAATGCACTATGTTTTTGATACAAAGACATATCCTTTTATCTTTGATGTTTCTCATCAAGCTTATGCGCACAAGCTTTTGAGTGGGCGTTGGAATGAATTTGAGACTTTAAGGAGCTTTGGGGGTATTAGTGGATTCTGTAATCCTAAAGAATCTGCGAGTGATTATTTTATTGCGGGACATAGCTCTACTTCGATTTCTTTGGGGGTAGGTGTGGCAAAAGCTTTTGCTCTTCAAAAGCGTGATGCTATGCCGATAGTGCTTATCGGTGATGGCTCAATGAGCGCAGGGCTTGTGTATGAAGCACTTAATGAATTGGGTGATAAAAAGTATCCTATGATTATTATCCTTAACGATAATGAAATGAGTATTTCTTCACCGATTGGAGCTATCAGTAATTATCTTTCACAAGCCCTCTCAACACCAATGTATCAAAAAACACGCGACAAGATTAAGAAGATTCTGCAAAAGATGCCCGATTCTGCTAATTATTTGGCAAGGAAATTCGAAGAATCTATCAAGCTTATTGCCCCGGGGCTTTTGTTTGAAGAGTTAGGTTTAGATTATATTGGTCCCATTGATGGGCATCATTTAGAGCTTATTATTATGACATTACAAAAAGCTAAAGAGATGAAAAAACCTATCATTATCCATGCTCAAACGACAAAAGGCAAAGGTTATGAGATTGCCGAAGGACGTTTTGAAAAATGGCATGGAGTGGGTCCATTTGATATTGATACGGGTATGCCTTTAAAGAAAAGCATTTCTCGTAGTCCTACATCAGTCTTTTCTGATGCACTTAAGACTTGTGCATTAAAAGATGAAAAGATTGTAGGAGTAACAGCAGCGATGCCTAGCGGAACGGGTTTGGATAAATTGATTCAATCTTATCCAAATCGATTTTGGGACGTGGCAATTTGCGAGGCTCATGCGGTAACATCAATGGCAGCAATGGCAAAAGAAGGATTCAAGCCTTTTGTGGCGATTTACTCGACTTTTTTGCAACGGGCTTATGATCAGATTGTCCATGATGTCGGGATTCTAGGTGTTCCTGTGCGATTTGCGATTGATCGAGCAGGGATTGTGGGTGAAGATGGAGAGACGCATCAAGGTTTGCTCGATATTGCTTATTTGCGACCTATTCCTAATATGGTGCTTTTTGCTCCGCGTGATAATGAGAATCTCATTAAGGCAGTGGAATTTGCAAGTCGCTATGATCTTTCTCCTTGTGCGTTTCGTTATCCTAGAAATCAATTTATCTTGTCGGATAATATTTTTCAAGCAGAAGATTTTGTGTTAGGTAAAGCCGAGATTCTCGCCAAAGGTGAGAATCTGCTATTGATTGGCTATGGTAATGGTGTAGGCAGGGCTTATCAAACTTTCCTTGCATTGCAAGAAAAAGGATATTCCCCAACTTTGCTTGATTTGCGTTTTCTTAAACCTCTTGATGAACAGCTTTTGTGCGACCTTTTTTTGACACATCGTTTTGCTTTTGTGTTTAGTGATAGTTATTGTATGGGTGGTGTAGGGAGTGCGCTCTTAGAGTTTCTTTCACTCAAGCAAATCAGCTCGTGCCAATTGCATAGTTTTGAGATACCTGATCAATATATTACACATGGCAACACAGCCATAGTCGAGCAATCATTAGGTTTGCAGACGACAAATTTTGTCCAAGAGATTCTTAAAAGAATATCACTATAG
- the fliH gene encoding flagellar assembly protein FliH, translating to MSLLNQENIIAQEHLKDHNIKKYEFKSITSEMVETGKESSASPAPVFVDPRESAPSVREEIQESLEQNAGKIATLEQELVERLLQKTDELSGSLAKLQIQFEKLQLESEQRVVSAREEGYKDGFREAEEKAKEELFSDVNAQKKSLVDSIITLEEALKKSQAHLEDLEKELSAIAVDIAKEVILSEVGENSQKIALGLTKELLNSIMDATNIKIKVNPSDYLFLKEQLKDNIKVELLSDSAVSLGGVVIISDSGNIDGTIMSRYKNLKQSVLEQMRD from the coding sequence ATGTCATTGCTTAATCAAGAAAATATCATTGCTCAAGAGCATCTCAAAGATCATAATATTAAAAAATATGAGTTTAAGAGCATTACAAGTGAGATGGTTGAAACGGGCAAAGAATCTTCTGCTTCCCCCGCACCTGTGTTTGTTGATCCTAGAGAATCTGCTCCATCAGTGCGTGAGGAGATTCAAGAATCATTAGAGCAAAATGCAGGTAAAATCGCTACTTTGGAGCAAGAGCTTGTCGAGCGACTTTTGCAAAAGACTGATGAATTATCTGGTTCTTTGGCGAAGTTGCAGATTCAATTTGAAAAACTGCAATTAGAGAGCGAACAAAGAGTTGTGAGTGCGCGTGAAGAAGGCTATAAAGACGGCTTTCGTGAAGCTGAAGAAAAAGCAAAAGAGGAGCTTTTTAGTGATGTGAATGCGCAAAAAAAATCATTGGTTGATTCTATTATTACTCTCGAAGAAGCATTGAAAAAAAGTCAAGCGCATTTGGAAGATTTGGAAAAGGAGCTAAGTGCGATTGCTGTGGATATTGCTAAAGAAGTGATATTGAGTGAAGTGGGTGAAAATTCACAAAAGATTGCTTTGGGATTAACAAAAGAGCTGCTTAATTCTATTATGGACGCTACGAATATTAAAATCAAGGTCAATCCTAGTGATTATTTGTTTCTCAAAGAACAACTTAAAGATAATATTAAAGTCGAGTTACTTTCAGACAGCGCAGTTTCACTTGGGGGTGTAGTGATTATTAGCGATAGTGGGAATATTGATGGAACAATAATGTCGCGTTACAAGAATCTTAAACAATCTGTTTTAGAACAAATGCGCGATTAA
- the fliG gene encoding flagellar motor switch protein FliG: protein MAITLSPRQRAQYDELSMSEKIAILLVQLGDEITSEIFHHLDIDAITEVSKQIAQMGGTDKTIGAAVLEEFYVIFQSNQYINTGGMDYARDLLVKALGPEAAKAILDKLAKTMQSQKNFAYLSKIRPQQLADFIINEHPQTIALILAHMDASGAAETLGYFSDDLRAEVAIRMANLGDISPNVVKRVSAVLENKLESLTSYKVEVGGTRSVAEIFNRLGQKAAKATIAHIEQIDEQLAIEIKEMMFTFEDISKLDNNAIREILKIADKKDLTLALKSAPDDLKQKFMGNMSQRASEQFMEEMQFLGAVKVRDVENAQRKIVEVVQTLSEQGLVQLGEQDDVIA from the coding sequence ATGGCAATAACACTAAGCCCTCGACAAAGAGCGCAATATGATGAACTTTCAATGTCCGAAAAGATAGCAATTTTATTAGTTCAGCTCGGTGATGAGATTACTTCCGAAATTTTCCACCATCTTGATATTGATGCGATTACAGAAGTCAGTAAGCAAATCGCTCAAATGGGAGGAACTGATAAGACGATAGGAGCTGCAGTTTTAGAAGAATTTTATGTTATTTTTCAATCGAATCAATACATCAACACAGGCGGTATGGATTATGCGAGGGATTTGCTTGTCAAGGCTCTTGGACCAGAGGCTGCGAAAGCGATTTTGGATAAACTTGCTAAAACAATGCAATCTCAAAAGAATTTTGCTTATCTTTCAAAAATCCGTCCCCAACAGCTTGCAGACTTTATTATTAATGAACACCCTCAAACGATTGCTCTTATTCTTGCTCATATGGATGCTAGCGGGGCAGCGGAAACATTAGGATATTTTTCTGATGATTTACGCGCAGAAGTGGCGATTCGTATGGCAAATCTTGGGGATATTTCGCCCAATGTCGTTAAACGCGTCAGTGCAGTATTAGAAAACAAACTTGAATCGCTTACTAGCTACAAAGTCGAAGTGGGTGGCACACGTTCTGTGGCAGAAATCTTTAACCGCTTAGGACAAAAAGCTGCGAAGGCTACTATTGCGCATATTGAACAAATTGATGAGCAGTTGGCTATCGAAATCAAAGAGATGATGTTTACCTTTGAAGATATTTCTAAACTCGATAACAATGCGATTAGAGAGATTCTCAAAATTGCTGATAAGAAGGATTTGACACTTGCACTCAAATCTGCTCCTGATGACTTGAAACAAAAGTTTATGGGCAATATGTCGCAAAGAGCAAGTGAGCAATTTATGGAAGAAATGCAATTCTTGGGTGCTGTAAAAGTGCGTGATGTGGAAAATGCCCAAAGAAAGATTGTTGAAGTCGTTCAAACACTTTCAGAACAAGGTTTAGTCCAATTAGGAGAGCAAGACGATGTCATTGCTTAA